A single Mustela lutreola isolate mMusLut2 chromosome X, mMusLut2.pri, whole genome shotgun sequence DNA region contains:
- the LOC131821614 gene encoding forkhead box protein K2-like: MAAAAALPGAGGPPAGDGAGGGGGAGGGSPPGGWAVARLEGREFEYLMKKRSVTIGRNSSQGSVDVSMGHSSFISRRHLEIFTPPGGGGHGGAAPEPSAQPGPDAGGDFYLRCLGKNGVFVDGVFQRRGAPPLQLPRVCTFRFPSTNIKITFTALSSEKREKQEAPESPVKPVQAHISPLTINIPDTMAHLISPLPSPTGTISAANSCPSSSRGAGSSGYKMGRVIPADLNLMADNSQPENEKEASGGDSPKDDSKPPYSYAQLIVQAITMAPDKQLTLNGIYTHITKNYPYYRTADKSWQNSIRHNLSLNRYFIKVPRSQEEPGKGSFWRIDPASESKLIEQAFRKRRPRGVPCFRTPLGPLSSRSAPASPNHAGVLSAHSSGAQTPESLSREGSPAPLEPEPSASQPKLAVIQEARFAQSAPGSPLSSQPVLIAVQRQLPPTIKPVTYTVAAPVTTSTAQQPVVQTVHVVHQIPAVSVTSVAGLAPASTYTVAGQAVVAQAAVLAPPKAEPQENGDHKEVKVKVEPIPAISHAALGAASRIIQTPQTTPVQTVTIVQQASLGQHQLPIKTVTQNGTHVVPVPAAVHGQVNNAVASPLHMLATHASASASLPTKRQNGDQTEPPERKRVKTEDGESIVLALSVDAPPAAGREKGVQN; encoded by the coding sequence atggcggcggccgcggcgctcCCGGGCGCAGGCGGGCCTCCCGCGGGCGacggggccgggggcggcgggggcgcgggcggcgggtCCCCGCCGGGCGGCTGGGCCGTGGCGCGCCTCGAGGGCCGCGAGTTCGAGTACCTGATGAAGAAGCGCTCGGTGACCATCGGGCGCAACTCGTCGCAGGGCTCGGTGGACGTGAGCATGGGCCACTCCAGCTTCATCTCGCGGCGCCACCTCGAGATCTTCACGCCCCCGGGCGGCGGCGGCCATGGCGGGGCGGCCCCGGAGCCGTCGGCGCAGCCCGGGCCCGACGCGGGCGGCGACTTCTACCTGCGCTGCCTCGGCAAGAACGGCGTGTTCGTGGACGGCGTGTTCCAGAGGCGCGGGGCGCCGCCGCTGCAGCTGCCGCGCGTGTGCACGTTTAGGTTCCCGAGCACGAACATCAAGATCACGTTCACTGCCCTGTCCagtgagaagagggagaagcaggaggctcCTGAGTCCCCAGTGAAGCCTGTGCAGGCCCACATCTCGCCCCTGACCATCAACATTCCAGACACCATGGCCCACCTCATCAGTCCCCTTCCCTCCCCGACGGGAACCATCAGTGCTGCAAACTCCTGCCCATCGAGTTCCCGGGGAGCAGGGTCTTCTGGGTACAAAATGGGCCGTGTGATACCAGCTGACCTCAATTTAATGGCCGACAACTCGCagccagaaaatgaaaaagaagcttCTGGTGGAGACAGCCCAAAGGATGATTCAAAGCCACCTTATTCCTATGCACAATTAATCGTACAAGCAATTACGATGGCTCCTGATAAGCAACTTACTCTAAATGGAATTTATACTCACATCACTAAAAATTATCCATACTACAGGACAGCGGACAAGAGCTGGCAGAATTCAATTCGCCACAATCTCTCTCTGAATCGTTATTTCATCAAAGTACCACGTTCCCAGGAAGAACCAGGCAAAGGCTCATTCTGGAGGATAGATCCTGCTTCTGAAAGCAAATTAATAGAGCAGGCTTTTAGGAAAAGACGGCCTAGGGGCGTGCCTTGCTTTAGAACCCCTCTGGGACCGCTCTCCTCTAGAAGTGCCCCAGCCTCTCCCAATCACGCTGGAGTGCTGTCTGCCCACTCCAGTGGTGCCCAGACCCCCGAGAGCCTGTCGAGGGAAGGTTCGCCAGCACCCCTGGAGCCTGAGCCCAGCGCCTCACAGCCCAAACTGGCCGTCATCCAGGAGGCACGGTTTGCCCAGAGTGCACCAGGCTCACCTCTGTCTAGTCAGCCTGTTCTGATCGCCGTGCAGCGGCAGCTGCCGCCGACGATCAAGCCCGTCACCTACACGGTCGCCGCTCCCGTGACCACCTCGACCGCCCAGCAGCCTGTTGTGCAGACTGTGCACGTTGTCCACCAGATCCCTGCAGTGTCCGTCACCAGCGTGGCCGGCCTGGCCCCGGCGAGCACGTACACGGTCGCTGGCCAGGCCGTGGTCGCTCAGGCAGCCGTGCTAGCCCCTCCTAAGGCAGAGCCACAAGAGAACGGCGATCACAAGGAAGTCAAAGTGAAAGTGGAACCTATTCCTGCGATTAGCCACGCCGCGCTGGGTGCTGCCAGCCGGATCATTCAGACGCCACAGACCACGCCTGTCCAGACGGTCACCATAGTGCAGCAGGCGTCTCTGGGGCAGCACCAGCTGCCAATAAAAACTGTAACACAAAATGGGACTCACGTGGTGCCAGTCCCCGCCGCCGTCCATGGCCAGGTGAACAATGCGGTGGCAAGTCCCCTGCACATGCTGGCCACGCATGCGTCGGCGTCGGCGTCCCTGCCCACCAAGCGCCAGAATGGCGACCAGACGGAGCCGCCGGAGCGGAAGCGGGTCAAGACGGAAGACGGCGAGAGCATCGTCCTCGCCCTGAGCGTGGACGCGCCGCCGGCCGCCGGCAGGGAGAAGGGCGTCCAAAACTAG